The Trichomycterus rosablanca isolate fTriRos1 chromosome 22, fTriRos1.hap1, whole genome shotgun sequence genome has a window encoding:
- the fahd1 gene encoding acylpyruvase FAHD1, mitochondrial, producing MSTRNVARFWEWGKKIICVGRNYAEHAKELNNALPTEPVLFLKPPSAYVKEGSPIVVPHYSSNLHHEVELGVVVGKAGRAIHESSAMEHVAGYALCLDMTARDVQDRCKAKGLPWTLAKAFDTSCPVSDFIPKERIPDPSGVELWLRVNSETRQRGSTAHMIFSVPYLISYISRVITLEEGDLILTGTPKGVAAVREDDELQAGIEGIITMSFKVGRSDSMQN from the coding sequence ATGTCCACGCGAAACGTGGCTCGGTTTTGGGAGTGGGGTAAAAAAATAATCTGCGTGGGTAGAAATTACGCCGAGCATGCGAAAGAGCTGAATAACGCCCTGCCCACGGAACCTGTGCTGTTCCTGAAACCCCCGAGCGCGTATGTGAAGGAAGGCTCTCCGATCGTGGTTCCCCACTACAGCAGCAACCTGCACCATGAAGTGGAGCTCGGGGTGGTGGTGGGCAAGGCGGGCAGGGCGATCCACGAGTCCTCTGCCATGGAGCATGTGGCAGGATACGCGCTGTGCTTGGACATGACCGCCCGCGACGTGCAGGATCGATGCAAAGCTAAAGGACTGCCCTGGACCCTCGCTAAAGCCTTCGACACCTCCTGTCCCGTCAGCGACTTCATCCCGAAGGAGCGCATTCCGGACCCGTCAGGTGTGGAGCTCTGGCTCCGGGTGAACAGCGAGACCCGGCAGAGGGGCAGCACAGCGCACATGATCTTTTCCGTACCATATTTAATCAGCTACATCAGCAGGGTCATAACTTTGGAGGAGGGTGACCTGATACTCACCGGGACGCCGAAAGGAGTTGCGGCTGTTAGGGAGGACGACGAGCTTCAGGCTGGTATTGAGGGGATCATCACCATGAGCTTCAAAGTTGGAAGATCTGACTCCATGCAGAACTGA